In Dromiciops gliroides isolate mDroGli1 chromosome 5, mDroGli1.pri, whole genome shotgun sequence, the following are encoded in one genomic region:
- the STEAP2 gene encoding metalloreductase STEAP2 encodes MESISMMGSPKSLNETFLPNGINGIKDASKVTIGIIGSGDFAKSLTIRLIRCGYHVVIGSRNPKSASEFFPHVVDVTHHEDALTKTNIIFIAIHREHYTSLWDLRHLLVGKILIDVSNNTKVNQYPESNAEYLASLFPDSFIVKGFNVVSAWALQLGPKDASRQVYVCSNNIQARHQVIELARQLNFIPVDLGSLSSAREIENLPLRLFTPWRGPVVVAISLATFFFLYSFVRDVIHPYARNQQSDFYKIPIEIVNKTLPIVAITLLSLVYLAGLLAAAYQLYYGTKYRRFPPWLETWLQCRKQLGLLSFFFATVHVTYSLCLPMRRSERYLFLNMAYQQVHANIQKSWNEEEVWRMEMYISFGIMSLGLLSLLAVTSIPSVNNALNWREFSFIQSTLGYVALLISTFHVLIYGWKSAFEEEYYRFYTPPNFVLALVLPSIVILGKIILLFPCISRKLKRIKKGWEKSQFIEVASGIIPHPSPERVTVM; translated from the exons ATGGAATCCATATCAATGATGGGAAGCCCCAAGAGtcttaatgaaacatttttaccTAATGGTATAAATGGGATCAAAGATGCAAGTAAGGTTACCATAGGTATAATTGGAAGTGGAGATTTTGCCAAGTCTCTAACTATTCGACTTATCAGATGTGGGTATCACGTGGTTATAGGAAGCAGAAACCCCAAATCTGCTTCAGAATTCTTTCCACATGTGGTTGATGTCACCCATCATGAGGATGCCCTCACAAAAACAAATATCATTTTTATCGCAATCCATCGAGAGCATTATACCTCTTTGTGGGACCTCCGCCATCTTCTTGTTGGTAAAATCCTGATCGATGTCAGCAATAACACAAAGGTAAACCAGTACCCAGAGTCCAATGCAGAATACTTGGCTTCATTGTTCCCGGATTCCTTCATTGTGAAAGGATTTAACGTGGTCTCAGCTTGGGCACTCCAGTTAGGACCCAAGGACGCCAGCAGGCAG GTCTACGTATGTAGCAACAATATTCAAGCTCGACATCAAGTTATTGAACTTGCTCGTCAACTGAACTTCATTCCTGTTGACTTGGGATCACTATCATCAGCCAGGGAGATTGAGAACTTACCCTTGCGACTGTTCACTCCCTGGAGAGGGCCAGTAGTGGTAGCAATAAGCCTggccacttttttctttctttattcttttgtcaGAGATGTGATCCATCCATATGCAAGGAACCAGCAGAGTGACTTTTACAAGATTCCTATTGAAATTGTGAACAAGACGCTACCCATTGTTGCCATTACTTTGCTCTCTCTAGTTTACCTAGCTGGACTCTTGGCCGCTGCTTATCAGCTATATTATGGCACCAAATATAGACGATTTCCTCCATGGCTAGAGACTTGGTTACAGTGTAGAAAACAGCTTGGATTACTAAGCTTTTTCTTTGCTACAGTCCATGTTACTTACAGCCTTTGCTTACCAATGAGAAGATCAGAGCGGTACTTGTTTCTCAACATGGCTTATCAGCAG GTTCATGCAAATATTCAAAAGTCCTGGAATGAAGAAGAAGTGTGGAGAATggaaatgtatatttcttttggAATAATGAGTCTTGGCCTACTTTCCTTATTAGCAGTAACTTCTATCCCTTCAGTGAACAACGCCTTAAACTGGAGAGAGTTCAGCTTTATCCAG tcTACACTTGGATATGTGGCCCTGCTCATAAGTACTTTCCATGTTCTAATTTACGGATGGAAAAGCGCTTTTGAAGAAGAATACTACAGGTTTTATACACCCCCGAACTTTGTTCTTGCTCTTGTTTTGCCTTCTATTGTCATTCTGGGAAAAATCATTTTACTCTTTCCATGTATAAGCAGGAAactgaaaagaattaaaaagggcTGGGAAAAGAGCCAATTTATAGAAGTAGCCAGTGGAATAATTCCACACCCTTCACCAGAAAGGGTTACAGTGATGTGA